A single genomic interval of Panthera tigris isolate Pti1 chromosome E3, P.tigris_Pti1_mat1.1, whole genome shotgun sequence harbors:
- the LOC102955266 gene encoding olfactory receptor 2C1 isoform X2: MAEANNSFSEGFVLMGISDHPQLEIVFFVVILFSYSLTLVGNSTIILLSRLDARLHTPMYFFLSNLSSLDLAFATSSVPQMLTNLRGPGKTISYAGCVIQLYVFLWLGATECILLVVMAFDRHVAVCQPLRYTVIVSPRLCWPLAAIAWLGGLSNSVIRSTFTLQLPLCGHRRVDNFLCEVPAMIKLACGDTSLNEAVLNGVCAFFTAVPLSIIPISYCSIARAVLKIRSAEGQRKAFNTCLSLLVVVLLFYGSAIYGYLLPAKTSHQGRGKFISLFYSVVTPMVNPLIYTLRNKEVKAALRRLLGKGRELG; this comes from the coding sequence ATGGCAGAGGCCAACAACAGCTTTTCAGAGGGCTTCGTCCTGATGGGTATATCTGACCATCCCCAGCTGGAGATCGTCTTTTTCGTAGTCATTCTCTTCTCTTACTCACTGACCCTAGTTGGGAATTCGACCATCATCCTGCTCTCCCGCCTGGATGCCCggctccacacccccatgtacttcttcctcagcaACCTCTCCTCCCTGGACCTCGCTTTTGCTACCAGCTCGGTCCCCCAAATGCTGACCAACTTACGGGGACCAGGTAAGACCATAAGCTACGCTGGCTGTGTGATCCAGCTCTATGTTTTCCTCTGGCTAGGGGCCACCGAGTGCATCCTGCTCGTGGTGATGGCATTCGACCGCCACGTGGCAGTTTGCCAGCCCCTGCGCTACACCGTCATCGTGAGCCCTCGGCTCTGCTGGCCGCTGGCTGCCATTGCATGGCTGGGCGGCTTGAGCAACTCCGTGATCCGGTCAACGTTCACGCTGCAGCTCCCACTGTGTGGGCACCGGAGGGTGGACAACTTCCTGTGTGAGGTGCCTGCCATGATCAAACTGGCCTGTGGAGACACAAGTCTCAACGAGGCCGTGCTCAATGGCGTCTGCGCCTTCTTCACTGCCGTCCCGCTGAGCATCATCCCGATCTCCTACTGCTCCATAGCTCGGGCAGTGCTGAAGATCCGCTCagctgagggacagagaaaggccTTTAATACTTGCCTTTCCCTTCTGGTGGTGGTGCTCCTCTTCTATGGGTCAGCTATCTACGGGTACCTCCTTCCGGCTAAGACCAGCCACCAGGGCCGGGGCAAATTCATTTCCCTCTTCTACTCTGTGGTCACGCCAATGGTGAACCCTCTCATCTACACTCTGAGAAACAAGGAGGTAAAGGCGGCACTGAGGAGGCtgctgggaaagggaagagaactcGGCTGA